The following are from one region of the Bradyrhizobium sediminis genome:
- a CDS encoding carotenoid 1,2-hydratase: MTANLKDSTGAAYGAQWTLFRQASRPGAQQEGWANQQIWMGHAASPAPTFTAIAKPSPAAASVRPASNQSRFKPGSIPGQCAG; the protein is encoded by the coding sequence ACTCGACCGGCGCGGCCTATGGCGCGCAGTGGACCTTGTTTCGCCAAGCCTCGCGGCCGGGTGCGCAACAAGAGGGCTGGGCCAACCAGCAGATCTGGATGGGCCACGCCGCGTCACCCGCGCCGACATTCACCGCTATAGCGAAGCCTTCGCCCGCGGCGGCGTCGGTCAGGCCGGCGTCGAACCAAAGCCGTTTCAAGCCTGGATCGATTCCTGGGCAATGCGCGGGGTGA